From Vitis vinifera cultivar Pinot Noir 40024 chromosome 14, ASM3070453v1, a single genomic window includes:
- the LOC132255048 gene encoding LOW QUALITY PROTEIN: photosystem II D2 protein-like (The sequence of the model RefSeq protein was modified relative to this genomic sequence to represent the inferred CDS: inserted 1 base in 1 codon; deleted 5 bases in 4 codons): MTIALGKFTKDESDLFDIMDDWLRRDRFVFVGWSGLLLFPCAYFALGGWFTGTTFVTSWYTHGLASSYXEGCNFLTAAVSTPANSLAHSLLLLWGPEAQGDFTRWCQLGGLWTFVALHGAFGLIGFMLRQFELARSVQLRPYNAIAFSAPIAVFVSVFLIYPLGQSGWFFAPSFGVAAIFRFILFFQGFHNWTLNPFHMMGVAGVLGAALLCAIHGATVENTLFEDGDGANTFRAFNPTQAEETYSMVTANRFWPKSLGVAFSNKRWLHFFMLFVPVTGLWMSALGVVGLALNLRAYDFVSQEIRAAEDPEFETFYTKNILLNEGIRAWMAAQDQPHENLIFPEEVLPRGNAL; encoded by the exons ATGACTATAGCCCTTGGTAAATTCACCAAAGACGAAAGCgatttatttgatattatggATGACTGGTTACGGAGG GACCGTTTCGTTTTTGTAGGTTGGTCCGGTCTATTGCTCTTTCCTTGTGCCTATTTCGCTTTGGGGGGTTGGTTCACAGGTACAACCTTTGTAACTTCATGGTATACCCATGGATTGGCTAGTTCCT TTGAAGGTTGCAATTTCTTAACCGCCGCAGTTTCTACCCCTGCTAATAGTTTAGCACATTCTTTATTGTTACTATGGGGTCCTGAAGCACAAGGAGATTTTACTCGTTGGTGTCAATTAGGTGGTCTGTGGACTTTTGTTGCTCTTCATGGCGCTTTCGGACTAATAGGTTTCATGTTACGTCAATTCGAACTTGCTCGATCTGTTCAATTGCGACCTTATAATGCAATCGCATTCTCTGCTCCAATCGCTGTTTTTGTTTCTGTATTCCTAATTTATCCACTAGGTCAGTCTGGTTGGTTCTTTGCGCCTAGTTTTGGTGTAGCAGCTATATTTCGATTCATCCTCTTTTTCCAAGGGTTTCATAATTGGACGTTGAAC CCATTTCATATGATGGGAGTTGCCGGTGTATTGGGCGCTGCTCTGCTATGCGCTATTCATGGTGCTACCGtagaaaatactttatttgAAGATGGTGATGGTGCAAATACATTCCGGGCTTTTAATCCAACTCAAGCTGAAGAAACTTATTCAATGGTCACCGCTAACCGCTTTTGG CCCAAATCTTTGGGGGTTGCTTTTTCCAATAAACGTTGGTTACATTTCTTTATGTTATTTGTACCAGTAACCGGTTTATGGATGAGTGCTCTTGGAGTAGTCGGTCTGGCTCTGAACTTACGTGCCTATGACTTCGTTTCCCAGGAAATCCGTGCAGCGGAAGATCCTGAATTTGAGACTTTCTAC ACCAAAAATATTCTCTTAAACGAAGGTATTCGTGCTTGGATGGCGGCTCAAGATCAGCCTCATGAAAACCTTATATTCCCTGAGGAGGTTCTACCCCGTGGAAACGCTCTTTAA